The following coding sequences lie in one Lolium perenne isolate Kyuss_39 chromosome 2, Kyuss_2.0, whole genome shotgun sequence genomic window:
- the LOC127331257 gene encoding chaperone protein dnaJ 20, chloroplastic translates to MPHLTAPSSFACSGTGSTVAGFRLPGPPRRTLLRAPAASAAGGGVRAVEPTFYELLGIPAEGCSFEDVRAAYRRMALRYHPDVSPKGTAGEHTRRFIQVQEAYETLSDPGRRCSYDRALARGVCRLAFNPASRNVSSMYRQELEDKSGWRTSWEGQIVELKTRNTRKDSDENISWGARMRRKRGEQL, encoded by the exons ATGCCCCACCTCACGGCACCCTCCTCCTTCGCCTGCTCCGGCACCGGCAGCACTGTTGCCGGGTTCCGGCTCCCGGGTCCTCCTCGGCGCACCCTGCTGCGCGCGCCGGCAGCTTCAGCGGCCGGAGGAGGCGTGCGAGCGGTGGAGCCGACGTTCTACGAGCTGCTGGGGATCCCGGCGGAGGGGTGCAGCTTCGAGGACGTGCGGGCGGCGTACCGGCGGATGGCGCTTAGGTACCACCCGGACGTCTCCCCGAAGGGCACCGCCGGGGAGCACACGCGGCGCTTCATCCAAGTGCAGGAGGCCTACGAGACGCTCTCCGACCCCGGTCGACGCTGCAGCTACGACCGCGCGCTTGCACGCGGCGTCTGCCGGCTCGCCTTCAACCCCGCCTCGCGCAACGTCTCATCCATGTACCGCCAG GAGCTGGAAGACAAGTCCGGATGGAGGACATCTTGGGAAGGCCAGATCGTGGAGCTGAAGACGAGGAACACAAGGAAGGATTCAGACGAGAACATATCCTGGGGAGCTCGGATGCGAAGGAAAAGGGGTGAACAATTGTGA